Proteins found in one Lysinibacillus fusiformis genomic segment:
- a CDS encoding ATP-dependent Clp protease ATP-binding subunit, with protein sequence MMFNRFTQRAQKVLQLAQEEAIRWKHESIGTEHILLGLIREGGGIAAKALEAIDISPQMIEAGIEELVGKGKEDVGPIVHYTPRAKKVIELSVDESRKLGHSYIGTEHLLLALIREGEGVAARVLNNAGVGLNKARQQVLLLLGNNDNAQSGQQAAQAANTPTLDSLARDLTQIAREGTLDPVIGRSKEITRVIEVLSRRTKNNPVLIGEPGVGKTAIAEGLAQQIINNEVPEILRDKRVMTLDMGTVVAGTKYRGEFEDRLKKVMDEIRQAGNIILFIDELHTLIGAGGAEGAIDASNILKPSLARGELQCIGATTLDEYRKYIEKDAALERRFQPIQVDEPTVEEAILIIQGLRDRYEAHHRVKITDEAIEAAAKMSDRYISDRFLPDKAIDLIDEAGSKVRLRSFAVPPNLKALEDKLENVRSEKNAAVSGQEFEKAAALRDTEQKLKDEIEATRKNWKEEQGKAESKVTVDDVAAVVSMWTGIPVAKIASEESSKLLQLEEELHKRVVGQSEAVEAISRAIRRARAGLKDPKRPIGSFIFLGPTGVGKTELARALAEVMFGDEDAMIRVDMSEYMEKHSTSRLVGSPPGYVGFDDGGQLTEKVRRKPYSVVLLDEIEKAHPDVFNILLQVLEDGRLTDSKGRVVDFRNTVVIMTSNVGADALKYQKSLGFNVGGAESKHKDMKGTMLEELKKAFRPEFLNRIDEMIVFHALDKEHLKEIIAMMGNALTKRLKEQDISLELTDAALEKIAEEGYDPQYGARPLRRALQKQVEDRLSEELLKGNVEKGNQVIIDYVNNEFIVKKKEGVSISK encoded by the coding sequence ATGATGTTTAATCGTTTTACACAACGCGCGCAAAAAGTATTACAGCTTGCTCAGGAAGAGGCTATTCGTTGGAAGCACGAATCTATCGGTACAGAGCATATACTATTAGGGCTTATACGTGAAGGCGGCGGTATTGCTGCGAAAGCGTTAGAAGCCATTGATATTAGTCCTCAAATGATTGAAGCTGGAATTGAAGAATTAGTTGGTAAGGGCAAAGAAGATGTCGGTCCAATCGTTCACTATACGCCAAGAGCTAAGAAAGTAATTGAACTGTCTGTTGATGAGTCACGTAAATTAGGTCACTCCTATATCGGCACAGAGCATTTATTATTGGCGCTTATACGTGAAGGCGAGGGTGTGGCAGCTCGCGTTTTAAACAATGCGGGAGTCGGCTTAAATAAAGCTCGTCAGCAAGTATTATTGCTATTAGGTAATAACGATAATGCACAATCTGGTCAACAAGCAGCTCAAGCTGCCAATACACCAACTTTAGATAGCCTAGCACGTGATTTAACACAAATTGCACGTGAAGGTACATTAGATCCTGTTATTGGGCGAAGCAAGGAAATTACACGTGTGATTGAGGTTTTATCGCGTCGTACGAAAAATAACCCTGTATTGATTGGTGAGCCAGGTGTTGGTAAAACAGCGATTGCTGAAGGATTAGCACAGCAAATTATCAATAATGAAGTACCAGAAATCCTTCGTGACAAACGTGTCATGACACTAGATATGGGTACGGTTGTTGCAGGTACAAAATATCGTGGTGAATTTGAAGACCGTTTGAAAAAAGTGATGGATGAAATTCGCCAAGCAGGTAACATCATTTTATTTATCGACGAATTGCATACATTAATTGGTGCAGGTGGTGCTGAAGGTGCGATTGATGCATCGAATATATTAAAACCATCTTTAGCACGTGGCGAGCTTCAATGTATTGGTGCCACAACACTTGATGAGTACCGCAAGTATATTGAAAAGGATGCAGCTTTAGAGCGTCGTTTCCAACCAATCCAAGTGGATGAGCCGACAGTGGAAGAAGCTATTCTAATCATTCAAGGCTTACGTGATCGTTATGAAGCACATCACCGTGTAAAAATAACAGATGAAGCGATTGAAGCAGCGGCAAAAATGAGTGATAGATATATTTCAGACCGCTTCTTACCCGATAAGGCGATTGACTTAATCGATGAAGCAGGTTCTAAAGTACGCTTACGTTCATTCGCAGTGCCACCGAACTTAAAGGCACTTGAGGATAAGCTTGAAAATGTTCGTTCTGAAAAAAATGCAGCTGTATCAGGTCAAGAATTTGAAAAGGCAGCAGCACTAAGAGATACTGAGCAAAAGCTGAAGGATGAAATTGAAGCTACACGAAAAAATTGGAAAGAAGAGCAAGGCAAAGCCGAATCTAAAGTGACTGTGGATGATGTAGCAGCAGTTGTATCAATGTGGACAGGAATCCCAGTAGCTAAAATTGCTTCTGAAGAATCTTCGAAGTTATTACAGCTTGAAGAAGAGTTACACAAACGTGTAGTAGGGCAAAGTGAAGCGGTAGAAGCCATTTCTCGTGCAATACGTCGTGCAAGAGCAGGCTTAAAAGATCCAAAACGACCAATTGGTTCATTTATCTTCTTAGGACCTACAGGTGTTGGTAAAACAGAGCTTGCAAGAGCACTTGCTGAAGTAATGTTTGGCGATGAGGATGCGATGATTCGTGTTGATATGTCCGAGTATATGGAAAAACATTCGACTTCTCGCTTAGTAGGTTCACCTCCAGGCTATGTAGGCTTCGATGATGGCGGTCAACTGACAGAGAAAGTTCGCCGTAAGCCATATTCAGTCGTTTTATTAGATGAAATTGAAAAGGCACACCCTGATGTATTCAATATTCTATTGCAAGTGCTTGAAGATGGTCGTTTAACAGACTCTAAGGGACGTGTAGTAGACTTCCGTAATACAGTGGTCATTATGACTTCAAACGTTGGTGCGGATGCATTAAAATACCAAAAGAGCCTTGGTTTCAATGTAGGCGGTGCAGAGTCTAAGCATAAAGACATGAAGGGTACGATGTTAGAAGAATTGAAAAAGGCATTCCGTCCAGAATTCTTAAACCGTATCGATGAAATGATTGTCTTCCACGCATTAGATAAAGAGCATTTAAAAGAAATCATTGCAATGATGGGCAATGCATTAACAAAACGCTTGAAAGAGCAAGATATTTCGTTAGAGCTAACAGATGCGGCACTTGAAAAAATTGCTGAAGAAGGTTATGACCCTCAATATGGTGCTCGTCCACTACGTCGTGCATTACAAAAGCAAGTAGAGGATCGATTATCAGAAGAATTACTAAAAGGTAATGTAGAGAAGGGTAATCAGGTTATCATTGATTATGTAAACAATGAATTTATTGTAAAGAAAAAAGAGGGAGTATCCATCTCTAAATAA
- a CDS encoding protein arginine kinase, which produces MMIESFLERATPTWMHIKDDYSDIVISTRIRLARNLDGYRFPLAFSENEALQVEQAVTHAVSDSPTLQNDYAYFAIKDLTPLQRQILVEKHLISPQLAKKEQVGSILLSEDESVSIMVNEEDHLRIQCMTASFQLQSAYEQANKIDRILEKVLPYAFRDTFGYLTSCPTNIGTGLRASVMMHLPALTLTGQMNQIINAMTRLGMTVRGIYGEGSENLGNVYQVSNQITLGKTEEDILADIQSVAEKIIQKERHARGKLMEKAELALEDRVYRALGTLTHARILTSEEAATCLSNVRLGVDLQMIDGIQATTLNECVVCMQPGFLQHYAGEVLPPAERDRVRAEMLRETLSQEYANKPINGEKGEDLYDV; this is translated from the coding sequence ATGATGATTGAATCATTTTTAGAGCGTGCGACGCCAACCTGGATGCATATCAAAGATGATTACTCAGATATTGTCATTAGCACACGGATACGCCTTGCTCGAAATTTAGATGGGTATCGTTTTCCATTAGCCTTTTCAGAGAATGAGGCATTGCAGGTGGAACAGGCCGTTACACATGCTGTAAGCGATAGCCCAACGCTTCAAAATGATTATGCTTATTTTGCTATAAAGGATTTAACGCCTTTACAGCGTCAAATTCTTGTAGAAAAGCATTTGATTAGTCCGCAATTGGCTAAAAAAGAGCAAGTGGGTTCTATACTACTTTCTGAAGATGAATCCGTTAGCATTATGGTGAATGAAGAGGATCATTTACGCATTCAATGTATGACAGCAAGTTTTCAACTTCAAAGTGCCTATGAACAAGCAAATAAGATTGATCGTATCCTAGAGAAAGTATTACCGTATGCTTTTCGAGATACTTTTGGTTATTTAACAAGTTGTCCAACGAATATTGGTACGGGTCTACGAGCGTCCGTCATGATGCATTTACCCGCTCTTACACTAACGGGGCAAATGAATCAAATTATAAATGCCATGACACGCTTAGGGATGACTGTAAGAGGTATATATGGTGAAGGAAGCGAAAATTTAGGGAATGTTTATCAAGTGTCTAACCAAATTACACTTGGAAAGACAGAGGAAGATATTTTAGCAGACATACAAAGTGTCGCTGAAAAGATTATTCAAAAAGAACGACATGCAAGAGGTAAATTAATGGAAAAGGCAGAGCTTGCTCTAGAAGATAGAGTATATCGAGCTTTAGGCACCCTTACACATGCGAGAATTTTGACAAGTGAGGAAGCCGCGACTTGCCTATCTAATGTTCGTCTAGGTGTAGATTTACAGATGATTGATGGTATACAAGCAACAACCTTAAATGAATGTGTTGTTTGTATGCAACCAGGTTTTTTACAGCACTATGCAGGTGAGGTACTGCCACCTGCTGAACGAGATCGTGTACGAGCGGAAATGCTTCGCGAGACATTATCTCAAGAATATGCGAATAAGCCTATAAATGGGGAAAAAGGAGAGGATTTATATGATGTTTAA
- a CDS encoding UvrB/UvrC motif-containing protein, whose product MICEHCKQRNATVTVTQVQSGQKVEHHYCDVCASQFHPFHAEFKQEPVSIQQLLSNWFGSPTWQKVGEKQQVQPQQQTCPQCGFSYKQFLKEGKFGCPSCYDTFSEHLPKLFNRIQAGPQHIGKMPGARSNVYVIKKQIEDIRKRMKSAVEEEQFEEAAKLRDEVKELEKHLQFEGGDVS is encoded by the coding sequence ATGATTTGCGAACATTGTAAACAACGTAATGCGACAGTTACAGTAACACAAGTTCAAAGTGGGCAAAAGGTGGAGCACCATTATTGTGACGTCTGCGCCTCACAATTCCATCCATTTCATGCAGAGTTTAAACAAGAGCCAGTATCTATTCAACAGTTATTGTCTAACTGGTTTGGCTCTCCTACATGGCAAAAGGTGGGGGAAAAACAACAGGTACAACCACAACAGCAAACATGCCCACAATGTGGATTTTCGTATAAGCAATTTTTAAAAGAGGGAAAATTCGGGTGCCCAAGCTGTTATGACACATTTAGTGAACATTTGCCGAAGCTTTTTAATCGCATTCAGGCAGGTCCACAACACATTGGTAAAATGCCTGGTGCTCGCAGCAATGTGTATGTTATTAAAAAGCAAATAGAGGATATCCGCAAGCGTATGAAGTCCGCCGTAGAGGAAGAACAATTTGAAGAAGCGGCGAAGCTACGTGATGAAGTCAAAGAGCTAGAAAAACATCTACAATTTGAAGGTGGTGATGTGTCATGA
- a CDS encoding CtsR family transcriptional regulator encodes MRNISDIIEGYLKQVLELGGEGHIEIKRSEIADKFQCVPSQINYVINTRFTAERGYLVESKRGGGGYIRILRVRANSQIDLIDDVLRQIEGGASQTMAEDLVYRLIDEQVISKREAKLMLAAIDRSTIDLHLPLRDVIRSKILRAMLTTIKYEQQK; translated from the coding sequence ATGCGTAATATATCAGACATCATAGAAGGTTACTTAAAGCAAGTACTTGAATTAGGTGGAGAAGGGCATATTGAAATTAAACGTAGTGAAATCGCTGATAAATTTCAATGTGTACCATCACAAATAAATTATGTCATTAATACAAGATTTACTGCCGAGCGGGGTTACCTTGTTGAGAGCAAACGTGGTGGTGGTGGATACATTCGAATTTTACGTGTCCGCGCGAATTCACAGATTGATTTAATCGACGATGTTCTCAGGCAAATTGAAGGTGGGGCATCACAAACGATGGCAGAAGATTTGGTTTATCGACTGATTGATGAGCAGGTAATTTCAAAGCGAGAAGCGAAATTAATGTTAGCAGCAATTGATCGCTCCACGATCGACTTGCATCTCCCATTAAGAGATGTCATTCGATCAAAAATATTGCGAGCAATGCTGACAACAATTAAATATGAACAGCAAAAATAG
- a CDS encoding DUF4870 domain-containing protein, with protein METKWSKVIIHASAFFAPWLVPIIFFLISSDEEVKAISIQALLFQIVMGVLIAISVVLSFVLIGLPFLIIFGIMLFVVPIIGIVKALSDEPWRYPIVGRWV; from the coding sequence ATGGAGACTAAATGGTCTAAAGTAATCATACACGCAAGTGCATTTTTTGCGCCATGGTTAGTGCCCATTATTTTCTTTTTAATTAGTTCGGATGAGGAAGTTAAGGCAATTTCTATTCAAGCATTGCTATTCCAAATTGTCATGGGCGTTTTAATCGCTATCTCTGTTGTTTTAAGCTTCGTCCTTATTGGATTACCATTTTTAATCATTTTCGGCATTATGCTATTTGTTGTACCGATTATCGGTATTGTAAAAGCATTGTCTGATGAACCTTGGCGTTATCCAATTGTTGGTCGCTGGGTATAA
- a CDS encoding class I SAM-dependent methyltransferase: protein MEFNNTLANEYEKGIRRTLPSYDAMLRLIQTFYHSKLPENANMLVVGAGSGNEILQLAEGRPHWSFTGIDPSESMLNIAKERLLALPNNMSFHQATILDAPLPSTQYDAASCILVLHFIRDDEEKLVTLKEIAKYLKPGAPFVLVAKYGQQGSLETELQFDLWRSYWLQHTRLSVSDVAEMEKSIRSLSFMSEEGILTLLQSAGFTKPSRFFATTLFGGWVCFKEEH, encoded by the coding sequence ATGGAATTTAACAACACATTAGCAAATGAATATGAAAAGGGGATTCGCCGTACGTTGCCAAGTTATGATGCCATGCTGCGTTTAATACAAACCTTTTATCATTCCAAACTTCCAGAAAATGCTAACATGTTAGTTGTGGGTGCAGGGAGTGGCAATGAAATTTTACAGCTTGCAGAAGGAAGACCACACTGGTCATTCACGGGCATTGATCCATCAGAATCCATGCTTAACATAGCTAAAGAGCGTTTGCTCGCTCTACCTAATAATATGTCATTCCATCAGGCTACAATACTCGATGCTCCGCTGCCCTCCACACAGTATGATGCAGCAAGCTGTATTCTCGTCTTGCATTTTATTCGGGATGATGAAGAAAAGCTGGTGACATTAAAAGAAATAGCAAAATATTTAAAACCTGGAGCACCATTTGTCCTTGTTGCAAAGTATGGTCAGCAAGGCTCTTTAGAAACAGAGCTACAATTTGATTTATGGCGTTCCTATTGGCTACAACATACTAGACTTTCTGTGTCTGATGTAGCAGAGATGGAGAAATCCATTCGCTCTCTTTCTTTTATGAGTGAAGAGGGTATTTTAACACTTTTACAAAGTGCAGGCTTTACAAAACCTTCTAGATTTTTTGCCACTACTTTGTTTGGTGGTTGGGTATGCTTTAAAGAGGAGCACTAA
- the corA gene encoding magnesium/cobalt transporter CorA: protein MISTIGITKQQQLLKDFPLEEIHQQEFEWYWVDFNCPTADEESLLDTFFHFHPLAIEDCLMRLQRPKLDFYDDFHFFVIHRVNEETLAAEEVNIFASNKFIVTFHKSPVPEIDKVQKMLENQPKNWERGTVYLTYQTIDKIVDSYFPLVYKIEDHLNALEGELTYQSNVNAMKIVFEFRSDLLDLRRTILPMRDLLYRVLNSYRFSLKKSERAYFGDIYDHLLKLTEMVESNRELTADMRDSYMAMSSSRMNGIMMTLTIVSTIFIPLTFIAGVYGMNFDNMPELHGQYSYFIVLGIMIIIVIFMLAIFKHKGWFKLFKP from the coding sequence GTGATAAGCACCATTGGCATTACAAAACAACAACAACTGTTAAAGGATTTTCCATTAGAAGAGATACATCAGCAAGAATTTGAATGGTATTGGGTTGATTTTAATTGTCCTACAGCCGATGAAGAATCATTGTTGGATACATTTTTTCACTTTCACCCTCTTGCTATTGAGGATTGCTTAATGAGATTACAGCGTCCGAAGCTCGACTTTTATGATGATTTTCATTTTTTTGTCATTCATCGAGTAAACGAAGAGACGTTAGCTGCGGAGGAGGTTAATATATTTGCCTCCAATAAATTTATCGTAACCTTCCATAAAAGTCCTGTCCCTGAAATAGATAAGGTGCAGAAGATGCTAGAAAACCAACCGAAGAATTGGGAGCGCGGTACCGTATACTTAACGTATCAAACCATTGATAAAATTGTTGATAGTTATTTTCCACTCGTTTACAAAATTGAAGATCATCTAAATGCATTAGAAGGTGAACTTACATACCAAAGCAACGTAAATGCCATGAAGATTGTCTTCGAGTTCCGTAGTGACTTGCTTGACTTAAGACGTACTATTTTACCAATGCGTGATCTTTTATATCGCGTTCTTAATTCTTACCGTTTCTCACTAAAGAAATCGGAAAGAGCTTATTTTGGAGATATCTATGACCATCTACTTAAGCTAACAGAGATGGTTGAATCCAATCGAGAGCTTACAGCGGATATGCGGGATAGTTATATGGCTATGAGTTCTAGTCGCATGAATGGTATTATGATGACTTTAACAATTGTCTCAACAATCTTTATCCCACTTACCTTCATTGCTGGTGTGTATGGGATGAATTTCGATAATATGCCGGAGCTTCATGGACAATATAGCTATTTTATTGTACTTGGGATTATGATTATTATCGTTATCTTTATGTTGGCCATCTTTAAACATAAGGGCTGGTTTAAACTATTTAAACCATAA
- a CDS encoding methyl-accepting chemotaxis protein, whose translation MISSQTDDIAVATKQGLSFVADTQEKSRRGQQQLKEQNDLIQVILQSVNGLEVTMNQLRTSSQKISEIVGLVTGIADQTNLLALNASIEAARAGEHGKGFAVVAEEVRKLAEETKNAVQNVSHLIKETESNITTMANSVVNVDQKIQHSVNTQESLSKSFNDIADAVSGIQQQYVNTSRDISAISNLITELSQGATLVSSSSDSLINVVNELNM comes from the coding sequence GTGATTTCCTCGCAAACAGATGATATTGCTGTAGCGACCAAGCAAGGATTGAGCTTCGTAGCAGATACACAAGAAAAATCAAGACGGGGCCAACAGCAGTTGAAAGAACAAAATGATTTAATCCAAGTTATTTTGCAAAGTGTCAACGGTCTTGAGGTAACGATGAATCAATTACGTACCTCTTCTCAAAAAATTTCCGAAATCGTTGGGCTTGTTACAGGCATTGCTGATCAAACAAATCTATTAGCATTAAATGCTTCTATTGAGGCTGCTCGAGCTGGAGAACATGGGAAAGGTTTCGCGGTAGTAGCTGAGGAAGTGCGTAAACTTGCTGAGGAAACTAAAAACGCCGTACAAAATGTTTCTCACCTCATTAAGGAAACGGAAAGTAATATTACGACAATGGCTAATTCAGTTGTGAATGTCGATCAAAAAATTCAGCATAGTGTCAATACACAAGAAAGTTTATCCAAGTCATTTAATGATATTGCTGATGCAGTTTCTGGCATTCAACAACAATATGTAAATACATCAAGAGATATTTCAGCCATTTCTAATTTAATTACGGAATTATCGCAAGGGGCTACGCTAGTCTCCTCTTCTTCTGACTCACTCATTAATGTTGTCAATGAGCTAAATATGTAA
- a CDS encoding acyl-CoA thioesterase: protein MPNNAVPMSQSRTVQSRLVLPPDTNNHNSIFGGRVLAYIDEIAAITAMKHAKGLVVTASIDSVDFLSAAHVGDILEIESIVSSTGRSSMEVYVRVVSRNIETGEEKLTTESFVTMVAVNEEGKPVPVPSIYPETDEEKRLFETGPARREHRKQKRALPH, encoded by the coding sequence ATGCCAAACAACGCTGTACCAATGAGCCAATCTCGTACGGTTCAATCGCGTCTCGTATTACCCCCAGATACAAATAATCACAATTCTATTTTCGGTGGAAGAGTGTTAGCTTATATTGATGAAATTGCTGCTATTACAGCAATGAAACACGCAAAAGGTCTTGTAGTGACAGCTTCTATTGACTCGGTTGATTTTTTATCCGCTGCACATGTAGGAGATATTCTTGAAATTGAGAGTATTGTTTCGTCTACAGGACGTTCTTCAATGGAGGTTTATGTTCGCGTTGTTTCTCGCAATATTGAGACTGGCGAGGAAAAATTAACGACAGAATCATTTGTCACGATGGTTGCAGTAAATGAGGAAGGGAAACCAGTACCAGTTCCTTCGATTTACCCTGAAACAGATGAAGAAAAGCGTTTATTTGAAACTGGGCCAGCAAGACGAGAGCACCGTAAACAAAAACGTGCATTGCCGCATTAA
- a CDS encoding aldehyde dehydrogenase family protein, giving the protein MKETKLWINGQWQDAEESYELASPYSGEVIAHVAKASIQDVERAIEGAQQAFQSFKKTTAYERAEILYKVVDRMRQRKEELAEILTLEAGKPLVAGLAEIDRTIATYQFAAEGAKQSKGETVPMDAAPGAGDRIGWTKREPLGVISAITPFNFPFNLVAHKLGPAFAVGNTVVLKPATQTPLSAIVMAEIFREAGLPDGALQIVTGSGGELSDTLVTHPYVKKVTFTGSGKVGLRIKEKVGLRKVTLELGSNAAVIVEPSTPINKIISRCVSGAFNFAGQVCISLQRIYVHSSIIDEFTKAFVAETEKLIVGDPLNKTTDVSAMINSNEVERIREWIEEAQQQGAVIATGGVFTERTLTPTVMTNVTADMKIVCQETFAPIVSIVSYETLDDAIRLVNESDLGLNAGIYTNILSDALYAADELQAGAVIINDIPTFRVDNMPYGGVKMSGYGREGIKWAIEEMTDMKFISMKKSF; this is encoded by the coding sequence ATGAAGGAAACAAAACTGTGGATTAATGGTCAGTGGCAAGATGCAGAGGAAAGCTATGAGCTAGCTTCTCCATATAGCGGTGAGGTTATTGCTCATGTAGCAAAAGCATCTATTCAAGATGTAGAGAGAGCTATCGAAGGTGCACAGCAGGCATTCCAATCGTTTAAAAAAACAACAGCCTACGAACGTGCCGAAATATTATATAAAGTTGTTGATAGAATGCGACAACGAAAAGAAGAACTTGCAGAGATTTTAACCTTAGAGGCAGGAAAGCCTTTAGTCGCAGGATTAGCGGAAATTGATCGTACAATCGCAACCTATCAATTTGCAGCAGAGGGAGCTAAACAGTCAAAAGGTGAGACTGTTCCAATGGATGCAGCCCCTGGAGCAGGGGATCGAATAGGCTGGACAAAAAGGGAACCCTTAGGTGTGATATCGGCCATTACGCCATTTAATTTTCCATTCAATTTAGTGGCACACAAGTTAGGTCCAGCATTTGCAGTAGGTAATACGGTTGTATTAAAGCCAGCAACACAAACACCACTAAGTGCTATCGTTATGGCTGAAATTTTCCGTGAGGCAGGATTACCAGATGGAGCATTGCAGATTGTGACAGGAAGTGGAGGCGAGCTTAGTGATACACTGGTCACACATCCATACGTCAAAAAAGTAACGTTTACAGGTAGTGGTAAAGTTGGTTTGAGAATCAAAGAAAAAGTCGGTTTACGTAAAGTAACTTTAGAGCTAGGTTCCAATGCAGCAGTAATTGTCGAACCCTCTACGCCAATAAATAAAATTATCAGTCGTTGTGTAAGCGGTGCTTTTAACTTTGCTGGACAAGTATGCATTTCGTTACAACGTATTTATGTGCATTCTTCCATTATTGATGAATTTACTAAAGCATTTGTTGCAGAAACTGAAAAGCTTATAGTTGGAGATCCATTAAATAAAACTACAGATGTCAGTGCCATGATTAATTCAAACGAAGTGGAACGCATCAGAGAGTGGATTGAGGAGGCACAACAACAGGGTGCCGTGATTGCAACTGGGGGCGTATTTACAGAACGCACTTTAACACCAACAGTTATGACGAATGTGACAGCTGATATGAAAATTGTCTGCCAGGAAACATTCGCACCAATCGTCTCAATTGTTTCATATGAAACATTAGACGACGCAATTCGACTAGTAAACGAGTCGGACCTTGGCCTAAATGCAGGTATTTACACGAATATATTGTCAGATGCTTTATATGCAGCAGATGAATTACAAGCTGGTGCTGTCATTATTAATGATATTCCGACATTCCGGGTAGATAACATGCCATATGGTGGTGTAAAGATGAGTGGTTATGGACGTGAAGGAATTAAGTGGGCAATAGAGGAAATGACTGACATGAAATTTATTTCGATGAAAAAATCGTTCTAA
- a CDS encoding DUF4003 family protein, which produces MDYVMIENEFATTVEDVSKAAGWTVDRKIVLAIASTFVASGKTFDAAKYKNVLQEMKKQSSWMSPLRTTVGYSIAANLMEQDDAEKAVKNILTNVSILKKAKFRSGNFSYIGAQFLTEDENDKKAHAQAARALFDAIRKHHPFLTSYEDIPYAILLSSPSDDVELRAETMNRYYKELRTYNFNAGNELQWLSQVLTFLSPQFDGQLVPDVVTLRDTLKKQSVKVKAMHYPLLGFLAILNLNKAQLQGMIDLYHELKAMKLLKWHHEFVLFMAVQIAIYDMAKVQKSLSMTIMSSIELLIQAQQAAMIAAVSAAAIASSSSSS; this is translated from the coding sequence ATGGATTATGTGATGATTGAAAATGAATTTGCAACTACGGTAGAGGATGTATCAAAAGCTGCAGGATGGACAGTGGACCGTAAAATTGTTTTAGCTATTGCTAGTACATTTGTAGCGTCAGGAAAAACTTTTGATGCAGCGAAGTATAAAAATGTTTTACAAGAAATGAAGAAGCAATCTTCATGGATGTCTCCTTTACGAACAACAGTTGGGTATAGTATTGCTGCCAATTTGATGGAGCAAGATGATGCTGAAAAGGCAGTAAAGAATATACTAACAAACGTGAGCATCTTAAAGAAAGCAAAATTCAGAAGTGGCAATTTTAGCTATATCGGGGCACAATTCTTGACAGAGGATGAAAACGATAAAAAGGCGCATGCACAGGCAGCTAGAGCCTTATTTGATGCTATTCGTAAACATCACCCATTTTTAACATCTTATGAGGACATTCCTTATGCAATATTATTAAGTAGTCCATCTGATGATGTTGAGCTGCGTGCGGAAACAATGAATCGATACTATAAAGAACTACGAACATATAATTTTAATGCTGGTAATGAGCTCCAATGGCTTTCACAGGTATTAACATTTTTATCACCACAATTTGATGGTCAGCTAGTACCAGATGTTGTAACACTTCGTGATACGCTCAAAAAGCAAAGTGTGAAAGTCAAGGCCATGCATTATCCTTTACTTGGCTTTTTAGCCATACTTAATCTGAATAAAGCGCAACTTCAAGGGATGATTGATTTATATCATGAATTAAAGGCCATGAAATTATTAAAATGGCATCATGAATTTGTGCTCTTTATGGCTGTACAAATTGCTATTTATGATATGGCCAAGGTGCAAAAATCTTTGTCCATGACCATTATGTCTTCGATAGAGTTATTAATTCAAGCACAGCAAGCAGCAATGATCGCAGCGGTTAGTGCAGCCGCCATTGCATCTAGTTCAAGTTCTTCGTGA
- a CDS encoding DUF779 domain-containing protein — MVERVLATEEALALIDLLKEKHGPVMFHQSGGCCDGSSPMCYPEGDLLIGDQDVCLGEVGGASFYMHKNQYDYWKHTQIILDVVDGRGGMFSLEGVEGKRFLTRSRAFTSEELQELGLI; from the coding sequence GTGGTTGAACGTGTATTAGCAACGGAAGAAGCGCTGGCACTAATCGATCTATTAAAAGAGAAACATGGGCCCGTTATGTTTCATCAATCGGGCGGATGCTGTGATGGCTCCTCGCCAATGTGTTATCCAGAAGGCGACTTGCTAATAGGTGATCAGGATGTGTGCCTTGGTGAGGTTGGTGGTGCTTCCTTCTACATGCACAAAAATCAATATGATTACTGGAAGCATACACAAATCATATTGGATGTGGTGGATGGTAGAGGTGGCATGTTCTCACTTGAGGGCGTAGAAGGCAAACGATTTCTAACAAGGTCAAGAGCCTTCACATCAGAAGAGTTACAAGAGCTAGGGTTAATTTAA